A stretch of DNA from Glycine max cultivar Williams 82 chromosome 18, Glycine_max_v4.0, whole genome shotgun sequence:
AATACTGTGTCTACCAAAAGTCATAGGGGGCCTCGACATAAAAGATCTCAAGACCTTCAACACAACACTGCTAGGGAAATGGCGATGGGACCTTTTTCAACAACATGGAGAACCGTGGGTCAGGATATTAGACTCTAAATATGGTGGATGGAGGACCTtggaaaaaggaagaagaggtAGTCATGAATCCTCATGGTGGAAGGACCTGATTATAACTCACCAACAACAGTTGTACAATGCACTTAAAAAGGAAACAACATGGAAGGTGGGACGTGGTGACAAGTTTCGGTTTTAGGAGAACTACTGGATAGGCAATGATATACCATTAATGGTAAAATACCCAAGATTTTATCAGATTTCATGCCAACAATAGCAAATCATTATGCAGATGGGGAACAACACAAGTGCAGAATGGGAATGGAAGTTCAACTGGAGGAGACCTTATTTGACAGTGAAATTGCAATGGCTGATGACTTTCTTGGGGAGATAGCACAAAAAGAAATCCACCCACATAGAGCAGATACTTGGGTTTGGAAACCTGACCCAAGTGGACACTACTCAACAAAAAGCGCGTATGATCTGCTATGGGGAGAATCAATGGAGAAAATCGGGATGTTGTTTTTGAGGAGCTATGGAAACTTAAAATTCCAGCTAAATCATCAGTGTTTGCATGGAGGCTAATTAAGGATAGATTACCAAAAAAGCTAAACCTTAGAAGGGGACAAGTGGTGGTAAATGGCACGTTGTGCCCATTCTGCAGTAATAATGAGGAGGAGGCTGCCCACCTATTCTTCAATTGCAGCAAAATCCTACCTTTATGGTGGGAGTCATTGTCTTGGATTAACATAGTGATAGAACTCCCGCAAAATCCTAGGGATCACTTTCTGCAGCATGGAAATGGGAATGTTGGTGGAATAAAATCCACAAGATGGAAATGTTGGTAGGTTGCTTTAACATGGACCATTTGGCAGCAAAGAAATAAGATAGTTTTCCAAAATGAAACCTTCAATGGAAGCAAAGTGTTGG
This window harbors:
- the LOC102661325 gene encoding uncharacterized protein codes for the protein MGRINGENRDVVFEELWKLKIPAKSSVFAWRLIKDRLPKKLNLRRGQVVVNGTLCPFCSNNEEEAAHLFFNCSKILPLWWESLSWINIVIELPQNPRDHFLQHGNGNVGGIKSTRWKCW